A region from the Coffea eugenioides isolate CCC68of chromosome 9, Ceug_1.0, whole genome shotgun sequence genome encodes:
- the LOC113783666 gene encoding major allergen Pru ar 1-like, translating into MGVVTYDHEVITSIPPAKLFKTFIVDFDNLIPNILPQAFKSVEILQGDGGAGTIKVTHFGEGSQYKSMKTHVDELDEENFVVKFTIIEGDVLEDVIEKITFVIKILPSADGGSITITSSTYYTKGDAKINEEDIMSRKDKAAGVFKALEAYFDDNPDDY; encoded by the exons ATGGGTGTTGTCACTTACGATCATGAGGTTATCACCTCAATCCCACCAGCAAAGCTTTTCAAGACTTTCATCGTTGATTTTGACAACCTCATTCCTAATATCTTGCCTCAGGCCTTCAAGAGTGTCGAAATCCTCCAAGGTGATGGTGGAGCTGGAACCATCAAAGTCACCCATTTTGGCGAAG GTAGCCAGTACAAGAGCATGAAGACCCATGTTGATGAGCTTGACGAGGAGAATTTTGTCGTCAAATTTACCATTATCGAAGGAGATGTTTTGGAGGATGTGATTGAGAAAATTACTTTCGTGATTAAAATCCTACCCTCTGCTGACGGAGGATCCATTACCATAACCAGCAGCACATACTACACCAAGGGTGACGCCAAGATAAACGAAGAGGATATCATGTCTCGTAAAGACAAGGCTGCTGGAGTCTTCAAGGCTCTTGAGGCTTACTTCGATGACAACCCTGATGATTACTAA